GCATTATCTCGAACACTTTAGCTGCATCCTCAACCGACCCGCATTTCCCATACATTGCAATCAACGCATTGCCTACAAACACATCCGAAATCAGTCCCATCTATTGATCAAATCCACAAACACATCAATGACATCAACAAAAAGCTCGTTTCTTGCATACCCACTAACAAGCGCATTCCACTGGAACAAGTTCTTCCTCTTCAGCCCGTCGAAAACTGAGCGGGAATCCAAAGGAGAACCGCACATTGCATACATGGTAATGATGCGTGTGTTGAGAACAAAATCACAGCTGAAAACGGTCAGCGCAGAGACCAAGTTGTGGACTTTGCGTCCGGTTTCGACATCATTCTGGCGCCCGCAGGCCTGTAAAGAGGCTCCCATGGCGTCCTTCCCTTGCTGTGAGCTGGAAACTGCATCGTGAGAGTGTACTTGAAAAAGGTCAGAGCCTCCGAGAGGTTTCCGTCCTTCCCACGGcctggatttaaaaaaaaaaatagcaatctGCTGCTGTTGCGCGCAGCAGAACAGATCACCTAGCAAACAGAGGAGATGAACCAGTGGGTTTTCCGGCTAGGGGAGTGGCGAACCCAGCTCTCCAGTGGTGTTTCCCtgcgaggggagtggcggccgccactcctcgccctcacgtggcttcgccactgatcacaactaaaaattttccATACTTAACAGCTAGCTAGCTAGATTCACTAGCTGCTTTATATGCATAACAGAGTACAATAAGTCCAACTTCACCTTTTATCATCAGTTCTTGAGAGTCGAGACTGCGTGTGGTGTGTGTCTATTTATCTATCTAATTTGGCGCTTTCGTTCCACCTACATACGcgacaaagaaagaagaaaaaaataaaacaaaaactcatCCTTTTCGACGTGCATGAAAACGCTACTAAAGCCTAAGGCCACTTGGAAGTTCATCCCCACAAATCAAAGCaatacaaaacaagcaaaaatgcgagaaatttttagttgtgatggaaACACAGATAGTACACTGCGTGTTTTTATATatgtggtggaaaattttaatttttaggttATTACACAACATatgacggtcacactgaaaaatctctctgaaAATGCTAGCCTACTCGTCCTCGCCAATAATCATCTGCCACACGTACCCACCAGCTGGCAAATCCTGCCCTATAAATAGGGAAACCATGCAAATGCAAACCACAAAGAAGTAACTCTATCATTAAGCTTAGTTTCAATTAGGTTTGAGACGAATATAATTAAGGAAATAATTATATCTCGTTAATCAGCCATGGCTGCCATCTCAAAATCATCCAGGGCTGTGATTGTTTCACTGCTTCTCGTTTCCCTTCTTGTTTTCAATCTCGTTGAAGCTGATGAGAAGGTAATTATTTATTAAGTTCTCgcttataattataattaactAGCTACTTTATTATTTGCTAGcttcatcttttgtttttcatgttTTACAAGCTAAGCTTCAAGGTGATATATGCATGTTTTATGCTTTGATCATTTTGCAGGTAAACTCAAATCCAGGACCAGAACAGAGTTCTCTCCTCAAGAAAATAG
Above is a window of Malus sylvestris chromosome 15, drMalSylv7.2, whole genome shotgun sequence DNA encoding:
- the LOC126604866 gene encoding pentatricopeptide repeat-containing protein At1g18485-like; its protein translation is MGASLQACGRQNDVETGRKVHNLVSALTVFSCDFVLNTRIITMYAMCGSPLDSRSVFDGLKRKNLFQWNALVSGQCVDCNVWEMRVG